In the genome of Nitrospira sp., the window GTTAACAGACACTTGTGGACCGGTGAGCTTGATACTGGCATTCTGACCGTTGGTGATTTCGATCCCCGTCACATTCATCACGATCTTCATGCCCGCAGTCGTCTCAATGGTGACGCCCCCCGCACCGGTTATGTCGTTCAGCGTCATCGTCGCGACATCGGTCTTGAGCACCTTCATCTCGGCCACCGCAGGCGAGGCCGGCAACTCCCCCTGCGCCCAGAAACAGCCGGTCCAGATGGGATAGTCCGGATCGCCATGCTCAAACTCGATCCAGACGGACGCATCAGTGGGCGGAATAAGGAACAAGCCCACGTTCTTCCCGGCATAGGGTAACGCAGGGAGGGCCCACCCGCTTTCCTGTTCACCGAACACATCCTGCACCTTCGCTCGAATCCGTCCCAGCATCAGAGGGTCGCGATTGTCGGACACCACGCCTCGAAACTTTCCGTAAAACGGCGCGCCCTGGCCGCTCATGGCACCACCACCGAGGTCAAGGCGCCGCGTCCTTCACGCC includes:
- a CDS encoding phage baseplate assembly protein V; translated protein: MSGQGAPFYGKFRGVVSDNRDPLMLGRIRAKVQDVFGEQESGWALPALPYAGKNVGLFLIPPTDASVWIEFEHGDPDYPIWTGCFWAQGELPASPAVAEMKVLKTDVATMTLNDITGAGGVTIETTAGMKIVMNVTGIEITNGQNASIKLTGPQVSVNSGALEVT